The Kiritimatiellia bacterium genome contains a region encoding:
- a CDS encoding glycosyl hydrolase-related protein, with amino-acid sequence MTRYRNYELVVARSLEFFNRLCGRLLADTRPLDLEIAGPMGRVTREAALREPFRPANLGEELGPPWSTYWLKLRGSIPAEWRDRTVVLRFCSGSEALLWLEGAPYQGLNWESNPMFRDGGRAEAVLPEKIVQSGQLDAEIEIACNGLWGAPSGGIGSPNSTRYRIYEARLALRDDAAWALAHDLILLIKWLQDIPDWEAQAHVPPALKRLPPWPARVIEQLNRFCNVCDVDDRRTWKEGRALLAEIFSHRNGTFAHRIAAVGHAHIDTAWLWPIDESIRKCARSFSNALRLADRHPSFRFACSQALHYAWIREHYPNLYAEIRRAASRGQWIPVGGSWVEPDFNLPSGESLVRQFLVGQRFFEREFGIRCRECWAPDAFGFPASLPQILRGAGIEYFLTQKLSWSQFNKPIRQSFWWEGLDGSRVLAHFPPANTYNAMTGDDLVRHIFAHEREGMDHGRIDEGLLLFGWGDGGGGPTEHMVEVLERLADVQGFPRVRMDRPEAFFGRLRDAIGDGPVHVGELYLEYHRGTYTTQAAVKRANRVCERLLRDVELLSAVASANGAEYPTRQLEEIWATVLTNQFHDILPGSSIREVYTRALQEYESAIATLSNLRRAAVEDAVTDRQAGGATIVNTLAWERRGVVELEGGQLVLVAAPPCGFAPISPLEPETGPARAREHSSGRLILENGLLSAEFDREGRLLRLVDRAANRNAIEGYSGGNRFRIFEDHPHNWDAWEIDPSHLEKSVDVLAQSAKIKLADGLRAAIEFGFAFEKSRLDVTVSLDADSPLLVFSCRADWRERHRFLKVEFPVAVRADEAAYEIQFGHVKRATHANTPFEMARFEVPAHFWCDLSEPGYGVALINDCKYGHAVHGSVMRLSLLRGPTHPDPEADQGLHEFNFALFPHTGSIAEAGVVRRAHEFNTPLLVAPGAASGSRSWFTVDSPHLILDTVKKAEDSDALILRLYECHGTRGSAVVRSSISFRSADRVNLLEERLADRVHVDPAAGGIVLDFRPFEILSIRLNK; translated from the coding sequence ATGACGCGATACCGGAATTACGAGCTCGTCGTCGCGAGGTCCTTGGAGTTTTTCAACCGTCTTTGCGGCAGGCTCCTTGCTGACACGAGGCCGCTCGATCTCGAAATCGCGGGGCCGATGGGGCGGGTCACGCGAGAGGCGGCGTTGCGCGAGCCATTCCGCCCTGCGAATCTGGGCGAGGAGCTGGGTCCCCCGTGGAGCACCTACTGGCTCAAGCTCCGCGGATCGATCCCGGCGGAATGGCGTGACCGGACTGTCGTGCTGCGATTTTGCAGCGGTTCCGAAGCGCTACTGTGGCTCGAGGGTGCGCCCTATCAGGGACTTAACTGGGAGTCGAATCCGATGTTTCGCGATGGCGGGCGCGCTGAAGCCGTTTTGCCAGAGAAGATCGTCCAATCTGGCCAATTGGACGCTGAAATCGAGATTGCGTGCAACGGACTCTGGGGCGCGCCCAGCGGCGGCATCGGCTCGCCAAATTCTACGCGATATAGGATTTACGAAGCCCGTCTTGCGCTACGGGACGATGCGGCGTGGGCGCTTGCCCATGATCTGATTCTTCTCATCAAATGGCTTCAGGACATTCCGGACTGGGAAGCGCAGGCCCATGTCCCGCCCGCCCTCAAACGATTGCCGCCCTGGCCGGCCCGTGTCATCGAACAGCTCAACCGGTTCTGCAACGTCTGCGACGTGGACGACCGGAGAACATGGAAAGAAGGCCGCGCTTTACTGGCGGAAATTTTTTCCCATCGCAACGGCACGTTTGCGCACCGCATCGCCGCTGTCGGCCATGCACACATCGACACCGCCTGGTTATGGCCGATCGACGAATCGATCCGGAAATGCGCTCGCAGTTTCTCGAATGCGCTTCGCCTCGCCGATCGACATCCCTCGTTCCGATTCGCCTGTTCCCAGGCGCTCCATTACGCGTGGATTCGTGAGCACTATCCGAATCTTTACGCCGAGATCCGGCGCGCCGCTTCGCGAGGGCAGTGGATCCCAGTCGGCGGTTCGTGGGTCGAGCCGGATTTCAATCTACCTTCCGGCGAGTCGCTCGTGCGTCAATTTCTGGTCGGTCAGCGATTTTTTGAGCGCGAGTTCGGCATCCGTTGCCGTGAGTGCTGGGCGCCGGATGCATTCGGCTTTCCCGCCTCGCTGCCGCAGATCCTGCGCGGGGCGGGAATTGAGTATTTTCTGACGCAGAAGCTCTCATGGAGCCAGTTCAACAAGCCCATCCGCCAGTCCTTCTGGTGGGAGGGTCTCGACGGCAGCCGCGTGCTCGCTCATTTTCCGCCGGCCAACACCTACAACGCGATGACGGGCGACGACCTGGTCCGCCACATCTTCGCCCACGAGCGGGAAGGAATGGACCATGGGCGGATTGACGAGGGGCTCCTGTTATTTGGATGGGGCGACGGCGGCGGCGGTCCTACGGAACACATGGTCGAGGTGCTGGAGCGGCTCGCCGATGTTCAGGGTTTTCCTCGCGTTCGAATGGATCGTCCCGAAGCGTTTTTTGGCCGCCTCAGAGATGCGATCGGAGATGGGCCGGTTCATGTCGGTGAACTGTATCTGGAATATCACCGGGGAACCTATACGACGCAGGCTGCGGTGAAGCGGGCGAACCGGGTCTGCGAGCGGCTCCTACGCGACGTCGAACTGCTCAGCGCGGTTGCGTCCGCGAACGGGGCGGAGTATCCGACCCGACAACTGGAAGAGATTTGGGCAACTGTTCTTACCAACCAGTTTCACGACATTCTCCCCGGCAGTTCAATCCGGGAAGTATACACGCGGGCATTGCAAGAATATGAGAGTGCGATCGCTACGCTGTCCAACCTGCGCCGCGCCGCCGTCGAGGATGCGGTAACGGATCGGCAAGCCGGTGGGGCGACAATTGTCAACACGCTTGCCTGGGAACGGCGCGGGGTTGTAGAGCTCGAGGGAGGGCAGTTGGTGCTGGTCGCCGCACCCCCCTGCGGATTCGCGCCCATCTCCCCACTCGAGCCGGAAACGGGTCCGGCGCGCGCTCGAGAACACTCATCCGGCCGGCTCATCCTTGAAAACGGACTGCTCTCGGCGGAATTCGATCGCGAAGGCCGCTTGCTCCGACTCGTCGACCGCGCCGCAAATCGGAACGCGATCGAGGGTTACTCGGGCGGAAATCGATTCCGTATTTTCGAAGACCATCCCCATAACTGGGATGCTTGGGAGATCGACCCTTCTCATTTGGAAAAGTCGGTGGATGTCCTGGCTCAGTCGGCAAAGATCAAGCTCGCCGATGGGTTGCGGGCTGCGATCGAATTTGGATTTGCCTTTGAGAAAAGCCGTCTTGATGTCACGGTGAGTCTCGATGCCGACTCCCCGCTGCTGGTGTTTTCCTGTCGCGCGGACTGGCGAGAGCGACACCGTTTTCTCAAAGTGGAGTTTCCGGTCGCTGTGCGCGCGGACGAAGCGGCGTATGAAATTCAGTTCGGCCACGTAAAACGCGCAACACATGCCAACACCCCTTTCGAGATGGCCCGCTTCGAAGTGCCCGCGCATTTTTGGTGCGATCTCTCGGAGCCGGGCTATGGCGTTGCTCTGATCAACGATTGCAAATACGGGCACGCAGTCCACGGCTCGGTGATGCGCCTATCCCTTCTACGAGGACCCACCCACCCGGATCCAGAGGCCGACCAGGGCCTGCACGAATTCAACTTTGCCCTTTTTCCCCACACCGGCTCAATCGCTGAAGCCGGCGTAGTCCGGCGTGCACACGAATTCAATACGCCTCTTTTGGTGGCGCCCGGCGCCGCAAGCGGATCCCGAAGCTGGTTCACGGTAGATTCCCCTCATCTCATCCTCGACACGGTCAAGAAGGCCGAGGATTCGGATGCCCTGATCCTGAGGCTCTACGAGTGCCACGGCACGAGAGGGAGCGCAGTTGTCCGAAGTTCGATTTCATTTCGTTCTGCCGATCGGGTCAATCTGTTGGAAGAACGGCTGGCCGACCGTGTGCATGTTGATCCGGCAGCCGGCGGGATCGTGCTAGATTTCAGGCCGTTCGAGATCCTATCGATCCGGCTGAATAAATGA
- a CDS encoding CpXC domain-containing protein — translation MTQQSSYTISCPKCGRAQTVSLYDAVNVKTDPYLRTMLMENKLNAVTCVECEFSFRIDKNLVYSDPDRRLLIFWVPVSESDYARGEEQFIALLKDLSGLLPDDVRAPHVHLVFNRVELIERIFLVEAGLDERLIEYIKFTMYSRNAARLDPTRKILLFNATDSTPEHLCFVVQDAQSRRFEAVLQYSREAYRALEETFSGEEKSADLLELFPGPHISARALLLKEQQASREPGPKDSPSEP, via the coding sequence ATGACGCAGCAGAGCTCCTATACCATCAGTTGCCCCAAGTGCGGGAGGGCTCAAACCGTCTCCCTGTATGACGCGGTCAATGTGAAGACGGATCCCTACCTGCGGACCATGCTGATGGAAAACAAATTGAACGCTGTCACCTGCGTGGAATGCGAATTTTCCTTTCGGATCGACAAAAATCTCGTCTACAGCGATCCCGATCGCCGGTTGCTGATCTTCTGGGTGCCGGTCTCGGAGTCGGACTATGCCCGAGGCGAGGAGCAGTTTATCGCGCTGCTGAAAGATTTATCCGGTTTGTTGCCGGATGATGTCCGCGCGCCTCACGTCCATCTTGTGTTCAATCGTGTAGAGCTAATCGAGCGCATCTTTCTTGTTGAGGCGGGATTGGACGAACGGCTCATCGAATACATCAAATTCACGATGTACTCGCGAAATGCCGCCCGGCTCGACCCGACCCGCAAGATTCTTCTTTTTAACGCGACGGATTCAACGCCCGAGCACCTCTGTTTCGTGGTTCAGGACGCCCAATCGCGCCGATTCGAGGCGGTCCTGCAATATTCGCGGGAGGCATATCGCGCGCTGGAGGAAACCTTCAGCGGCGAGGAAAAATCGGCGGACCTCTTGGAACTTTTCCCCGGCCCGCATATCAGCGCGCGCGCGCTGCTTCTCAAGGAGCAACAGGCGTCGCGGGAGCCCGGTCCGAAAGATTCCCCGTCGGAACCGTAA
- a CDS encoding LacI family transcriptional regulator: MKLQVVTLDQIAAAAGVHKMTVSRALRNHPAVAPTTREKIQRIAQQLGYRPNPLLTVFQAHVRSRKAPAYVATLGWLVASVPRDYWERPWTKGLLEGARARASALGYKIDLIYLGDLKRLSVEEQLDRYRSVMHSRGIHGLIIPLAENPRFATRVWENTAVVAIGQHHIEMSSQTRQGYGIDSLYHTVSVDFFANMRCACEGLRKLGYRRIGLLLNPWLDNITDHQYRASFAFQQSLWHAREQIPILIDANTSELPSDEFRAWFRKYRPEAIIASTHRIADWLRILSMRVPEDIAIAHMWIAPDVEGWSGINPRIQEIGATAVDVLIHQLQHNELHPPAVPRQTEIAGIWVEGKTTRATHAPQSTS; the protein is encoded by the coding sequence ATGAAGTTGCAGGTCGTCACGCTCGACCAGATTGCCGCCGCCGCGGGAGTTCATAAGATGACCGTCTCACGGGCCTTGCGAAACCATCCGGCTGTCGCGCCCACGACCCGCGAGAAAATCCAACGAATCGCCCAACAGCTCGGCTACCGCCCCAACCCGTTGCTCACGGTATTTCAGGCCCATGTTCGTTCGCGAAAAGCGCCCGCCTACGTCGCCACCCTCGGATGGCTGGTCGCCTCGGTTCCGCGAGATTATTGGGAGCGGCCGTGGACCAAAGGGCTCCTCGAAGGCGCCCGCGCCCGCGCATCGGCGCTCGGCTACAAAATCGATCTGATTTATCTGGGGGATCTGAAGCGGCTGTCAGTGGAGGAGCAACTGGACCGATATCGTTCTGTGATGCATTCGCGCGGCATTCACGGATTGATCATTCCACTCGCTGAAAATCCGCGCTTCGCAACCCGCGTTTGGGAGAATACAGCGGTGGTGGCGATCGGCCAGCATCATATCGAGATGAGCTCTCAGACCCGTCAGGGATATGGAATCGACTCCCTCTACCATACCGTGTCGGTGGATTTTTTCGCTAACATGCGGTGCGCATGTGAAGGTTTGCGGAAGCTCGGTTATCGGCGGATCGGTCTGTTGCTCAATCCGTGGCTGGACAATATTACCGATCACCAGTATCGGGCATCCTTCGCCTTCCAACAGTCTCTGTGGCACGCGCGCGAGCAGATTCCCATCCTGATAGACGCCAACACCTCGGAGCTACCATCGGATGAATTCCGCGCCTGGTTCAGAAAATACCGTCCCGAGGCGATCATCGCGTCCACGCACCGCATTGCAGACTGGCTCCGAATCCTTTCGATGCGTGTTCCAGAAGACATTGCAATTGCCCATATGTGGATTGCGCCGGACGTCGAGGGTTGGAGCGGCATCAACCCCCGCATCCAGGAAATCGGCGCTACGGCTGTTGATGTCCTCATCCACCAGCTCCAGCACAACGAGCTCCATCCCCCCGCCGTGCCCCGACAAACCGAAATCGCGGGCATCTGGGTCGAGGGCAAAACAACGCGCGCTACTCACGCGCCGCAATCGACAAGTTGA
- a CDS encoding type II secretion system GspH family protein, with the protein MKTKRKSELLASGFTLIELLVVIAIIAVLASLLFPSISGAMQRSRQTACLANLRQIGVAMGLYVSERQGFLPPVKTANNGSHHWCQFVAPYLRLKLDPPSLITPNAPRGWPPGSRAPANWWPAFERGNPLWGCPEWKGRDSSWNIPAVGPASVSSPGYGMNVRLMHPDPTSTMYWNEVPTIDQVTLPDQRVLVADARDWQVAGANNFNNGAFGFATWAQGSPIRHGERASYLMVDLSARAIDYRKAHMHLYNPGNVPP; encoded by the coding sequence ATGAAGACAAAACGGAAATCAGAACTCTTGGCTTCGGGTTTTACGCTTATTGAGCTTTTGGTGGTCATTGCGATCATCGCCGTTTTGGCCAGTCTACTGTTTCCCTCCATTTCCGGAGCCATGCAACGGTCGCGCCAGACAGCTTGTCTGGCTAATTTGCGCCAAATCGGGGTCGCGATGGGTCTCTACGTTTCAGAGCGTCAAGGGTTCCTGCCACCCGTGAAAACCGCGAATAACGGGTCTCACCACTGGTGCCAGTTTGTTGCACCGTATCTGCGCTTGAAGTTGGATCCTCCTTCTCTCATTACCCCGAATGCGCCCCGCGGATGGCCGCCGGGTTCGCGCGCGCCCGCGAATTGGTGGCCTGCATTCGAGCGTGGCAATCCCCTCTGGGGCTGTCCGGAATGGAAGGGTCGGGACTCGAGCTGGAATATTCCGGCGGTCGGACCGGCATCCGTGTCCAGTCCCGGCTATGGAATGAATGTTCGTCTCATGCACCCAGATCCAACATCCACGATGTATTGGAATGAGGTGCCAACAATTGACCAGGTTACGCTTCCCGATCAACGGGTGCTCGTCGCCGATGCCCGGGATTGGCAGGTTGCCGGAGCCAACAATTTCAACAACGGCGCCTTTGGATTCGCGACGTGGGCGCAAGGCTCGCCGATTCGCCATGGTGAGAGAGCGAGCTATCTGATGGTTGATTTATCGGCCCGTGCGATCGATTATCGGAAAGCGCATATGCATTTGTACAACCCGGGAAATGTGCCGCCATAA
- a CDS encoding SGNH/GDSL hydrolase family protein, with protein MNMMKQLRIAVLLGFASFLVAGCLDGGGDSKYDDHDFGDNDRNKVVALGDSITQGYTCEDETKSYPDRIAEMTGLTVINAGVSAERSGAAAARAGRVLDRHKPGFLLILTGHNDAIFDVSADAVINNIRSIINAALARKTVPIVATLVPIGAPRRFATGPAREYSARIRELAKEMNVELVDLEMEFGDRARELQCDGLHPNDAGSAVIAAAFADKLP; from the coding sequence ATGAACATGATGAAGCAGTTGCGTATTGCGGTCCTGCTGGGATTCGCCTCCTTCCTGGTTGCTGGATGTTTGGACGGGGGAGGCGACTCCAAATATGATGACCACGATTTCGGGGATAACGATCGTAATAAAGTCGTTGCCTTGGGCGATTCCATCACGCAGGGCTATACCTGCGAAGACGAGACAAAATCCTACCCGGATCGAATTGCCGAAATGACCGGGCTCACCGTAATCAACGCCGGGGTCAGCGCGGAGAGGTCCGGAGCAGCGGCCGCGCGGGCGGGCCGCGTCCTGGACCGGCACAAACCCGGCTTTCTGCTGATCCTCACCGGGCACAATGATGCCATCTTCGACGTCAGTGCGGATGCGGTCATCAACAATATTCGATCCATCATCAACGCCGCCCTCGCCCGCAAGACCGTGCCGATTGTGGCCACGCTGGTGCCGATCGGGGCACCTCGGCGGTTCGCCACAGGCCCGGCCCGCGAGTACAGCGCGCGCATACGGGAGCTCGCCAAGGAAATGAACGTCGAACTGGTTGACCTCGAAATGGAATTTGGCGACCGGGCGAGAGAGCTGCAATGCGACGGGCTTCATCCCAACGATGCGGGCTCTGCCGTGATCGCGGCTGCCTTCGCAGACAAGCTGCCATAA
- a CDS encoding LacI family transcriptional regulator translates to MKAPLTQRDLARQAGVSQATVCLALRGDPRISKPVRDKIQSIAAAAGYRQNPLLSAYQAVVRSRKPLTYRATIGWLVDHPERDLWRNQSWLSPYFSAAENRAKDLGYALDEIWFPGIAKGPTRENIETLLKILRTRSIHALILPFLHNYRFALHKWAEISIVVIGRPMGFIQNRSERYTTNLNEYHEVNADAYYNLNLALENLYRRNYRRIGLLMSDWLIASTDHIYEAAYLGFLDRHPDLPRLSRCPGHEPGSAVLSPTMIRDWIQREQPDAIVCSHGKTRDVLASIGVRVPEDVGLCHLHLSADVAGWSGIDHNPQAIASAAVDLLTANIQRNEFGMPESPKEVLIKGRWVSGATTRDELKLEEGTRA, encoded by the coding sequence GTGAAAGCGCCGTTGACTCAGCGCGATCTCGCCCGTCAAGCTGGAGTCTCTCAGGCCACCGTCTGTCTTGCGCTTCGAGGCGACCCGCGGATTTCAAAGCCGGTCCGCGACAAAATCCAATCAATTGCCGCAGCCGCAGGATATCGGCAGAACCCTCTCCTCTCGGCCTACCAGGCGGTCGTGCGCTCCCGCAAACCATTGACTTATCGCGCCACGATCGGCTGGCTTGTCGACCATCCGGAACGAGATTTGTGGCGAAACCAATCCTGGCTTTCTCCCTATTTTTCAGCGGCCGAAAATCGCGCCAAGGATCTCGGTTATGCCCTGGATGAAATATGGTTTCCGGGAATCGCCAAAGGGCCCACCAGAGAAAACATTGAAACGCTTCTGAAAATCCTGCGCACGCGATCCATCCATGCGCTGATCCTCCCGTTTTTACACAATTATCGGTTTGCGCTGCATAAGTGGGCCGAGATTTCCATCGTCGTCATTGGCCGGCCAATGGGCTTCATCCAGAACCGGTCCGAGCGCTACACGACGAATTTGAACGAATACCACGAAGTCAACGCCGACGCGTATTACAATCTGAACCTCGCGCTGGAAAACTTGTACCGGCGAAACTACCGGCGCATCGGGTTGTTAATGTCGGATTGGCTCATCGCCAGCACCGACCACATTTACGAAGCGGCGTATCTGGGATTCCTCGACCGGCACCCGGACCTTCCACGTCTGAGCCGTTGCCCCGGCCACGAGCCCGGAAGCGCCGTGCTATCGCCAACCATGATCCGAGATTGGATTCAGCGGGAACAGCCGGATGCGATTGTTTGCAGCCACGGCAAAACTCGCGACGTCCTTGCCTCCATTGGCGTGCGCGTGCCGGAAGACGTCGGACTGTGCCATCTACATCTGTCGGCAGACGTCGCAGGCTGGAGCGGGATTGACCACAACCCTCAAGCAATCGCCTCGGCTGCGGTCGATCTCCTGACCGCCAATATTCAACGAAATGAATTCGGGATGCCGGAATCTCCGAAAGAGGTTTTGATCAAGGGCCGCTGGGTGAGCGGCGCGACAACTCGCGACGAACTCAAACTCGAGGAGGGGACGAGGGCATGA
- a CDS encoding aminotransferase class IV: MTAIPLLDRDSFVQAHASIRRAELYAFYSSLAGGIVTDPAAMLVPVDDHLVHRGDGVFETLKCVDGGIYLWREHIARLLYSARAIGLGAPWDAEALADVVSQTVRAGGRRDALIRVLLARGPGSMGINPYDCPEPALYVVVHAPVPSFMDAHPEGARLVTSDLPIKAGFFATIKSCNYLPNALLKKQAVDAGADFAVAFDEQGFLAEGATENVGIVDGKMNLRVPGPERILSGTTMNRALALAEELVRDGRLRGIFRGPIRREEFAAAREILIFGTTPDVTAVVKLDGRPVGSGKPGPIALALLDLLRKDIRLNPEVRLNVFQGDEHE; this comes from the coding sequence ATGACGGCGATCCCGCTTCTGGACCGCGATTCGTTTGTTCAAGCCCATGCGTCGATCCGGCGGGCCGAACTCTACGCGTTTTATTCCAGCCTTGCCGGCGGGATTGTCACCGACCCGGCGGCCATGCTCGTTCCCGTGGACGATCATCTCGTGCACCGTGGCGACGGCGTCTTTGAGACGCTGAAGTGCGTGGATGGCGGAATCTACCTGTGGCGCGAACATATTGCCCGTCTGCTGTATTCGGCGCGCGCGATCGGCCTGGGCGCGCCCTGGGATGCGGAGGCGCTTGCCGATGTGGTTTCGCAAACGGTCCGCGCCGGCGGACGGCGCGATGCCCTGATTCGCGTCCTGCTCGCGCGGGGCCCGGGAAGCATGGGGATCAATCCATATGACTGTCCGGAACCGGCCCTCTATGTGGTGGTTCACGCGCCCGTGCCGTCCTTCATGGATGCGCATCCGGAAGGGGCCCGGCTCGTTACGAGCGACCTGCCTATCAAGGCCGGATTTTTTGCCACGATCAAATCCTGTAACTATCTGCCCAACGCTTTGCTGAAAAAACAGGCGGTCGACGCCGGCGCGGATTTTGCCGTCGCCTTTGACGAGCAGGGGTTTCTCGCCGAGGGGGCGACGGAAAATGTGGGCATTGTTGACGGCAAAATGAACCTGCGCGTGCCTGGTCCCGAGCGCATTCTGAGCGGAACGACGATGAACCGGGCGCTCGCGTTGGCCGAGGAGTTGGTCCGTGATGGGCGATTGCGCGGAATTTTTCGCGGGCCGATCCGCAGGGAGGAATTCGCCGCAGCTCGGGAAATCCTCATTTTTGGGACCACCCCCGATGTTACGGCGGTGGTCAAGCTCGACGGCCGGCCTGTCGGGTCCGGAAAGCCGGGGCCGATTGCGCTCGCCTTGTTGGATCTGTTGAGAAAAGATATTCGTCTGAATCCGGAAGTTCGGCTGAATGTTTTCCAAGGAGACGAGCATGAATAA
- a CDS encoding NYN domain-containing protein, which yields MGFIATIKSVFGGTEGSSQGYRVCIVDAEKFADPRDGRVGPPERFRAIQQLARFREREQLEIIAIVGGRPLREVADGETYNGVRVYYVEENKTIADQIEKALASAGARKSLVITNDRQLEARMRERGVATMRITTFKRGVESSEASAAEEGSPKMDRDRERRPRRSIRAERPPEEQAAAPTAPAAPEDRKAEPASNPTESTAKAPPAKPQDTIDGLIDRVS from the coding sequence ATGGGATTCATCGCTACCATCAAGTCGGTCTTTGGAGGAACAGAGGGTTCGAGCCAGGGCTATCGGGTCTGCATTGTGGACGCCGAGAAATTTGCAGATCCCCGCGATGGCCGCGTCGGCCCCCCAGAACGATTTCGCGCCATTCAGCAGCTCGCCCGTTTCAGGGAGCGGGAACAACTGGAGATCATCGCCATTGTTGGCGGCCGGCCCCTCCGCGAAGTGGCCGACGGTGAAACGTATAACGGCGTGCGCGTTTATTACGTGGAGGAGAACAAAACCATCGCAGACCAGATCGAAAAGGCCCTCGCATCCGCCGGCGCAAGAAAATCGCTAGTGATAACGAATGACCGCCAGCTCGAAGCGCGCATGCGCGAGCGCGGAGTGGCCACAATGCGGATCACCACCTTCAAGCGGGGCGTCGAAAGCAGCGAAGCCTCCGCCGCGGAGGAAGGATCACCCAAAATGGACCGCGATCGGGAGCGCCGACCGCGCCGAAGCATCCGGGCGGAGCGCCCGCCGGAAGAACAGGCCGCGGCGCCCACAGCCCCCGCTGCGCCCGAGGATCGAAAAGCAGAGCCGGCTTCCAATCCCACCGAATCCACGGCAAAGGCACCGCCTGCGAAACCTCAGGACACCATCGACGGGCTAATCGATCGAGTCTCCTAG
- the trxA gene encoding thioredoxin, whose protein sequence is MNIGVQHVDDTNFDAVIAKGVVLVDFWAPWCGPCRIQSPILDQVAAAMGDRALVAKLNVDEAPATAARFGIRSIPTLAIFKDGQPVGAFLGVQQASVLIRALETVLSSNGVPAK, encoded by the coding sequence ATGAACATAGGGGTACAACATGTGGACGACACCAATTTCGACGCGGTGATTGCGAAGGGTGTAGTGCTGGTCGATTTCTGGGCGCCATGGTGCGGGCCCTGCCGCATTCAAAGTCCCATTCTCGATCAGGTTGCAGCCGCGATGGGGGACCGGGCCCTTGTGGCCAAATTGAATGTCGATGAAGCTCCGGCGACTGCTGCGCGGTTCGGAATTCGTTCCATCCCCACCTTGGCGATCTTCAAAGACGGCCAGCCCGTCGGCGCTTTCCTTGGTGTTCAGCAGGCATCCGTTCTGATCCGGGCCTTGGAAACGGTTCTATCCAGTAATGGAGTTCCCGCAAAATAA
- a CDS encoding tetratricopeptide repeat protein — protein MQPESNTSESPTSPASTAPSLKDRLLEIREVPEAIDFLRENGVAILIGAGAAAALFLGWSLYRNFQAQKHAEAAQLLFSAQSVEQIQEVATRYSSAPVAPLAKLVLAGQAYDQGDYEYAHTLFTQFVQEHPNHDMRDQAAFAAITCLEAAGRFEEAREAYAAFSAERPGHYLSPAAEFARARCLEQMGRLEEARDEYRRFIESAPDDRWRARAESAIAFVEKEIRARGGARNPGLSPVTPITVPTGNLSDRAPATPVAP, from the coding sequence ATGCAACCGGAATCCAACACATCGGAATCACCGACTTCGCCCGCATCCACTGCCCCATCGCTCAAAGACAGGCTGCTCGAGATTCGGGAGGTTCCCGAGGCGATTGATTTCCTGCGCGAAAACGGCGTGGCCATTCTGATCGGCGCAGGTGCCGCGGCCGCTCTCTTCCTCGGCTGGTCGCTTTATCGGAATTTTCAGGCGCAAAAACATGCGGAGGCGGCGCAACTGCTGTTCTCGGCGCAGAGTGTCGAGCAGATTCAAGAGGTAGCCACACGGTATTCCAGCGCGCCCGTGGCCCCCCTTGCCAAATTGGTGCTGGCCGGCCAGGCCTATGATCAGGGCGACTATGAATACGCCCATACGCTGTTTACGCAGTTCGTGCAAGAACACCCGAACCACGACATGCGCGACCAGGCCGCCTTCGCCGCGATCACATGCCTCGAGGCTGCTGGGCGGTTCGAGGAAGCCCGCGAGGCATACGCGGCGTTTTCCGCGGAACGACCCGGGCACTATCTGTCCCCTGCAGCGGAATTCGCCCGAGCGCGGTGCCTTGAGCAAATGGGAAGGCTGGAAGAGGCTCGCGACGAGTACAGGCGCTTCATCGAGTCGGCTCCGGACGACCGCTGGCGTGCGCGCGCCGAATCGGCCATCGCTTTTGTTGAAAAGGAGATCCGCGCGCGTGGGGGCGCCCGCAACCCCGGTCTTTCTCCGGTGACGCCGATTACGGTTCCGACGGGGAATCTTTCGGACCGGGCTCCCGCGACGCCTGTTGCTCCTTGA